Proteins found in one Toxotes jaculatrix isolate fToxJac2 chromosome 18, fToxJac2.pri, whole genome shotgun sequence genomic segment:
- the znf653 gene encoding zinc finger protein 653 — MANSLAELEVPMDADQAGDQGKSVLRRCRGRPRLTDSDRAQRRLESRKKYDVRRVYLGESHKLWSELRRRTSLSDAGLAEYLILLNSTYGEKYQQKYCGKKIAPEVTAKQKKGRKDHVSSLQSLVCWYQEHSHSCPHEPQLKALEPQPNFSTAAIWQCDSNHSFVQYLFSPPREASDSEPEEGANGEENAGKTELLAAKGALSRRKKKEVHKQFRDVGENVDVSEVEHTTTSPITEAATLNHQPGTEASSRDVSLTVQPVWEVEMVMERQQSSPAAAFHSIPSEEEAEDLRRGGDGEEGGGERLREEDEIRTIPPSYDCVTVTASLADKLEKTVEDSVLSQSLSGSVQLATQPQLSVPPPMQVQEQSELFDPQTLQTVVTSCEIPDQRTALEGSQLIIITGPSYDALSSDSIQLNMGGGNVEEVTCTVIGGVTYNQVCACDSKIRTEEDEDSMTGLSDKQLLQPTVDALELSGDRELQRSLSSVRSKRNRRGPVIEADGMLKMFHCPYEGCSQVYVAISSFQNHVNLVHRKGRTKVCPHPGCGKKFYLSNHLHRHMIIHSGVRDFICETCGKSFKRKNHLEVHRRTHTGETPLQCEICGYQCRQRASLNWHMKKHTPEAHYNFTCEFCDKRFEKLDSVKFHKLKSHPDKQAT; from the exons ATGGCGAATAGTCTGGCAGAGTTGGAGGTTCCCATGGACGCCGACCAAGCTGGGGACCAAGGGAAAAGTGTTTTGAGGCGTTGCAGAGGACGACCCAGGCTCACAGACTCCGACCGAGCCCAGAGGCGTCTCGAATCCCGAAAGAAGTACGATGTGAGGAGGGTGTACCTGGGAGAGTCTCACAAGCTGTGGAGTGAGCTCCGCAGACGGACCAGTCTGAGTGATGCTGGACTGGCAGAGTATCTGATCCTGCTCAACTCCACATATGGAGAAAAATACCAGCAGAAATACTGCGG GAAGAAGATTGCCCCCGAAGTCACAGCTAAGCAGAAAAAAG GCAGGAAGGACCACGTGTCCAGCCTCCAGAGCCTGGTTTGTTGGTACCAGGAGCACTCCCACTCCTGCCCTCACGAGCCCCAGCTCAAGGCCCTGGAGCCCCAGCCCAACTTCTCCACTGCTGCTATCTGGCAATGTGACTCTAACCACTCATTTGTGCAATACCTTTTCTCACCACCGAGGGAGGCAAGTGACTCTGAACCTGAGGAGGGAGCGAACGGAGAGGAGAATGCGGGAAAAACAGAGCTGCTGGCGGCTAAAGGTGCACtgagcaggaggaaaaaaaaggaggttcACAAACAATTCAGAG ATGTGGGAGAAAATGTGGATGTTTCTGAGGTAGAACATACCACCACGAGCCCGATTACAGAGGCTGCCACTCTAAACCACCAGCCTGGCACAGAGGCTTCTTCCAGGGATGTTTCACTGACGGTGCAGCCTGTTTGGGAGGTGGAGATGGTCATGGAGCGACAGCAAAGCTCCCCCGCTGCAGCATTTCACTCCATCCCCTCAGAAGAGGAAGCTGAGGATCTGAGGCGAGGCGGAGACGGAGAggaaggaggtggagagagactCAGAGAAGAAGACGAAATCAGGACTATACCACCGAGTTACGACTGTGTTACCGTGACAGCATCTTTAGCTGATAAACTGGAGAAGACGGTTGAGGACTCAGTGCTGTCACAGAGCTTGAGTGGCTCTGTCCAACTGGCCACTCAGCCGCAGCTGTCAGTCCCACCACCCATGCAGGTACAAGAGCAGAGTGAGCTGTTTGACCCTCAGACTCTGCAGACAGTGGTGACAAGCTGTGAGATTCCTGACCAGAGGACGGCTTTGGAAGGCTCACAG tTGATTATCATCACCGGCCCCAGCTACGACGCCCTGTCGTCAGACAGCATCCAGCTCAACATGGGCGGCGGAAACGTGGAGGAAGTCACGTGCACTGTCATCGGGGGTGTCACCTACAACCAGGTGTGCGCGTGTGACTCGAAGATCAGAACAGAAGAGGACGAAGACTCCATGACAG GTTTGAgtgacaaacagctgctgcagcccacTGTTGACGCTCTGGAGCTGAGTGGTGACAGAGAACTGCAGAGGAGTCTGAGCAG cgtCAGGTCAAAGAGAAACAGGCGAGGCCCAGTCATTGAGGCTGACGGGATGCTCAAGATGTTCCACTGTCCATACGAGGGCTGCAGTCAAGTCTATGTAGCTATTAGCAGCTTTCAG AATCATGTGAACCTAGTTCACAGGAAAGGGAGGACCAAGGTTTGTCCCCATCCAGGCTGTGGAAAGAAGTTCTACCTGTCAAACCATCTGCATCGTCATATGATCATCCATTCAG GGGTTAGAGATTTCATCTGTGAGACGTGTGGGAAATCGTTCAAGCGCAAGAATCACCTGGAGGTTCATAGGCGGACCCACACAGGAGAAACACCACTTCA ATGTGAAATCTGTGGCTACCAGTGTCGCC